Proteins encoded by one window of Bacillus rossius redtenbacheri isolate Brsri chromosome 3, Brsri_v3, whole genome shotgun sequence:
- the LOC134530914 gene encoding uncharacterized protein LOC134530914, giving the protein MAKVNVPGRSRGNNFTNEEKQYLIDLAVSYKHILENKKTDSVTWKDKVKAWDKIAGKFNAVVGGDGPARSAKSLRSKYECTKKEIRKKHAFHKREMMTTGGGPYTPITKDDPSEEKLKAVIAMSVVGLDSNFDNDCDPGPSSVICVSPPSMKSSAVENENNSCYVVEIMPGDGGDDDDDDETDGAAQTELGELPKNKVQEHKWITAINRQKQSSPPTITAHTQNMQTVTVQEQEILASPTSSKGKYLGDAQLAYRRRRNTKKVQSSGSMTMKKFEDLAEHKTSLVELQKEVLQQTLIHQKEKHEMEIALLKIKLAVEERKLASLH; this is encoded by the exons ATGGCCAAGGTTAACGTTCCTGGTAGAAGCAgaggaaataattttacaaatgaagaaaaacaatatttaatagaCTTGGCGGTTTCTTACAAGcatattttagaaaataaaaaaacggaCAGTGTTACCTGGAAAGATAAGGTCAAAGCTTGGGACAAAATCGCCGGAAAATTCAATGCAGTTGTAGGTGGTGATGGTCCTGCAAGGTCAGCGAAATCGCTTCGCAGCAAATATGAATGTACCAAAAAAGAAATTCGCAAGAAACATGCGTTTCACAAACGCGAAATGATGACAACTGGAGGTGGGCCATACACGCCTATCACAAAAGACGACCCTTCTGAAGAAAAGTTGAAAGCTGTTATTGCTATGAGTGTGGTGGGACTTGATAGTAATTTCGACAACGACTGtg ATCCTGGTCCATCAAGTGTGATCTGTGTATCACCACCAAGTATGAAGTCATCAGCTGTTGAAAATGAGAACAATAGTTGCTATGTTGTG GAAATAATGCCaggtgatggtggtgatgatgatgatgatgatgaaactGATGGTGCTGCACAGACCGAGTTGGGCGAGCTGCCAAAAAATAAAGTACAGGAACACAAGTGGATAACAGCTATAAACAGACAGAAGCAGTCATCACCGCCAACCATTACTGCTCACACTCAAAATATGCAAACTGTTACTGTACAGGAACAGGAGATATTGGCTTCTCCCACATCATCAAAAG GCAAATATCTTGGAGATGCACAACTAGCATACAGGAGAAGACGAAATACAAAGAAAGTGCAGTCTTCTGGAAGCATGACAATGAAAAAATTTGAAGATTTGGCAGAGCATAAAACCAGCTTAGTAGAATTGCAGAAGGAAGTACTACAGCAGACTCTAATCCATCAAAAAGAGAAGCACGAAATGGAAATAGCATTGCTAAAAATTAAGCTGGCTGTTGAAGAAAGGAAACTAGCATCACTACATTAA